A segment of the Bacillus licheniformis DSM 13 = ATCC 14580 genome:
ATTTACAGAACGGTCTTCTTTGAAAGTGTGCTCTTCAGGTATCCCTTTTTTTAAAGCATATCTCTGCATGGCTTCTGCTTCAGAAAGGTTTTCATCAGGTCCTTGCCCGCCGGAAAAAATAATTTTCGGCGGAGGAGCAACAGCTGCTTGTTTCCGATAAAAATCGACAGCCTTATCTATCCTGCTTGCTAAAAGCGGGGGTACAGTATCGTTAATTAATCCGCTTCCGAGAACGATGATGTAATCCTGATTAAGTTTCGGTCTGTTAAATTGATATAGAAAATAGGCTGTTAAGAAATTTGTTAAATGAAAGAAGAAATAGACCGCAATAAGCGATGATCCCGCAAACAACGGCTGAACATTTGGCGATAAAAAACGAGCGGGGTCAATCACTGACAATAGAAAAAATATGATAATGCCTAGCCCGGAAATTAAAGTCAAACAATTAGACAATCGTCGTCCTTCTCTTTTGATAAGAATTCTCGCATTCAGAAATAACCCGATCATTAAAGCAAATAGACCGAACGTTAGGATAAAGAAAAAGATCAGCAGCGGTACAATGACGAAAAGTCTGAAAAAGCCAATTCCGAAAACGTATGCCAGATAGTAGGAAAGAACAAGAAATGAACAAAAAAATAGATTGAATAAAAAACCGTTGATGATCCTTCTTCGGTCCGTTAAATAAAAGATCAGAAAAACAGCCAGTAAAATAAAAGTTGTCACACCGTAAACCATGACCAAACACCTCGATGTAAATGACTTTGTATAATATTAGAGTGTGTAAAAATCTTTATTGAATGGGGAAATCCTTGCCGCTTTATTTTAAACGAACTGTATTTTAGATATACAGGATCTGTACCCGCTCAGTTATTCGTGTTTGCTGCCCCGTATATAATGTCCTTTAGGAGCTTTACGCAGCTCGCGGTGTACATTTGCCGAACACTCAGGCAAGCCACCCTAGATTTTGAAGGCTTTTTTTCGGCACTTCAATGACGAAGAAAAATAAAAAAACTTGCAGAAAAACGGGGGATTCTCTGCAAGCCGTAAAAAATGATATTTTACTGATATTCAAAAACAGGTTCTTCCGCAGATTCGTTATAGGTGACAAGCAGATCATGGCCGTCGAAATACCATACATCGCTTTCTTCAACGAAAAACGTAATGCCGTCTTTTTCCGCACTTACACCGATTTGCTGCGGCTCATCTTTTGAGACCCCAAGGGAGAAGCCTTTTTGAACATTGCTGCATCCTCCGTAGCGGACAAAGAAGCGAACCTGATCACCTTCTTTTAAATCAAGCTCGTTCTTATACCATTTAAGCGCCTCTTCATTAATTTTCAAATTCACGGGCAAGCACTCCTTCATCATTTGTTTCAAAGCATGCTGAATCTATTTATAGTATATAACGTTTTTGTCCGATCATGAAAATATAATGTTCTTCGGATAGGCTCATCTTTTGCCGGACATCCACTTGATTTTGGGCTCGGTTTTATCGATGATGCGTTTAATGTTCGTCCTGTGTCTGTATACGACAAACGCCGTAAGAAAGGCGACGACTGCCACCAATAAAAGGTCTTTCGTAAACAGACTGTAAACCGTTGTATACAAGCCGGTTAAAATGGAAGAAAGCGATACATATTTTGTGATATACAAAAACAGAAAGAACACCGCAACCATTGTGAGAAACAGAAGAGGCTGATAGCAAAGCAATACGCCTCCGGAAGTAGCGACAGCTTTTCCGCCTTTAAATTTTGCGAACACAGGGAACATATGCCCGATGACTGCGGCTACGCCGGCCAGCAAAGGGTGTACGCCGATGTGCAGGATGGCGGGCAGAAAGGCGGCGAGCGTCCCTTTCAAAATGTCCGCAGCCACAACGATAGAGCCGGCTTTTACGCCGAGTGTCCGAAATGCGTTGGTGGCGCCAAGATTCCCGCTGCCGTGTTCCCTGATGTCGATTCCTTTGGCGGCCTTTCCGACAATCAAGCCGGACGGAATGCTGCCGAGTAGATAGGCTAAAATAAATAATAAAGCTATTAACATTTCATTTCTCCTTTTTAGATGATCCCTTCTCTTTATTTTAACATGAGAGGCGCCTTCCATGACGGCTTTTCTTTAGAAGTACCGTATATATCATACAAGATAATGCGCGCTAATCATATGAAAATTTTGATTATCTCCTTTGTTTTCGTGTAAACTGAACTTAAAAGGAGTGATCGGTGTGGAAAATCCTTCTAAACAGGAAATCAAAACCATTCTTGAAAACAGCAGACGAATTGCGGTAGTCGGCTTGTCCGACAACCCTGAAAGAACATCGTACATGGTATCAAAAGCGATGCAGGACGCGGGATATGACATCATCCCTGTCAATCCGACCATTGATGAGGCGCTGGGCGTCAAGGCTGTGGCATCCTTAAAAGACATTGAAGGACACGTTGATATCGTCAATGTGTTCAGAAGATCCGAGCATCTGCCTGATGTCGCAAAGGAATTCCTGGAGATAGACGCAGATGTGTTTTGGGCGCAGCAGGGGCTTGTCAATGAAGAAGCTTATCAGCTTCTGAGCGAAAAAGGCTATACGGTGATTATGGATTTGTGCATAAAAGTGGCACACTCGTTAACAAAATCGGCATAAAAAAGACAAAAATCCTTGTTTTTTCAAGGGTTTTTGTCTTTTTTATGCGAGAATATGTTTGCGAATTGCTGTGAAAAACGGCTACAATAAGTCTTGGACAGTTTTTTAAGAATGATTTTCCAATTGCGATGTGGAAAGCCTTGTGCTGCGGGTGATGAATCGTGTAAAATGACGGCTGTGCAAAAAGCGGCTTTCATTTTAACATGTTCCCGACAATGCTTGAAGAAATTGGAAAATAATCGGATAATACTTTGCTTTATATGACAGAGTGTGTATTATTCTTTATAAGCAATGTTTGATTTTTGAAAGGGGTTTATGCATTTGGTTAAAAAACAGCAAGTTGACTATAATGATGATTCCATACAGGTGCTCGAAGGCCTTGAAGCGGTCAGAAAACGCCCCGGTATGTACATCGGTTCGACAGACAGCCGGGGACTGCACCATCTCGTATATGAAATCGTCGATAATTCCGTCGATGAAGTCCTTGCGGGCCATGGGGATCACATTATAGTAAAAATACATAAAGATAACAGCATATCGGTGCAAGACAGAGGCCGGGGAATGCCAACAGGAATGCATAAGCTCGGCAAGCCGACTCCAGAAATTATTTTGACAGTGCTGCATGCCGGAGGAAAGTTCGGCCAAGGCGGCTATAAAACGAGCGGGGGGCTGCACGGCGTCGGTGCATCCGTTGTAAACGCCCTGTCCGAGTGGCTGACAGTCACGATTGAGCGGGACGGAAATGTTTACAGGCAGCGTTTTGAAAACGGCGGCAAACCGGTGACATCCCTTGATAAAATCGGAACGACCAAAAAGACCGGCACCCTGATTCATTTCAAGCCTGATCCTGCGATGTTCAGCACGACGACGTTTAACTTTGAAACGCTTTCAGAGCGTCTGAGAGAATCAGCCTTTTTGTTAAAAGGACTAAAAATAGAATTGATCGATGAACGCGATCAAACAAAAGAAACGTTTTTATACGAAAACGGAATCGAAGCTTTTGTCGCTTATTTAAATGAGGAGAAAGACGCGCTTTCTGAAGTGGTCTCATTTGAAGGAGAGCACAACGGCATCGAGGTTGACTTCGCGTTTCAGTTTAATGACGGCTATTCCGAAAACATCCTGTCGTTCGTCAATAATGTCAGAACGAAAGATGGAGGAACCCATGAGTCCGGTGCCAAAACGGCGATGACGAGAGCATTCAACGAGTATGCGAGAAAGGTGGCCCTTTTAAAAGAAAAGGACAAAAACCTTGAAGGAACGGATATCAGGGAAGGCCTGTCAGCCATCGTTTCCGTCCGGATTCCCGAAGAGCTTCTTCAATTTGAAGGACAGACAAAAGGAAAGCTCGGCACAAGTGAAGCACGGTCAGCCGTTGATGCAATCGTCTCTGAGCAGCTCGCCTATTTTCTTGAAGAAAACAGGGAAACGGCAACATTGCTTGTCAAAAAAGCGATTAAAGCCTCCCAGGCGAGAGAGGCTGCGAGAAAAGCAAGAGAAGAGGCAAGAAGCGGAAAGAAAAGAAAGAAATCCGAAGCGACGCTCTCCGGGAAGCTGACGCCTGCACAATCAAGGAATCCATCCAAGAACGAATTGTATCTCGTGGAGGGTGATTCTGCGGGAGGATCAGCAAAGCAGGGACGAGACCGGAAATTCCAGGCTGTCCTGCCGCTCCGCGGAAAAGTTATCAATACGGAAAAAGCGAAGCTGGCCGATATTTTTAAAAATGAAGAGATCAATACGATCATTCACGCGATCGGCGGAGGGGTCGGCGCCGATTTTGACATTGAGGACATCAATTACGACAAAGTCATTATCATGACAGATGCGGATACAGACGGCGCGCATATCCAAGTGCTGCTCCTGACTTTTTTCTACCGCTATATGAAGCCGCTGATCGAGCACGGAAAAGTGTTTATCGCACTGCCGCCGCTCTATAAAGTGAGCAAAGGGTCGGGCAAAAAAGAAATCATTGAATATGCCTGGTCTGATGAGGAAATGGACGACGTCCTCAAAAAAGTCGGAAAAGGATATACGATCCAGCGCTATAAAGGTCTCGGCGAAATGAACGCTGACCAGCTTTGGGAAACGACAATGAACCCCGAGTCAAGAACACTTGTCAGGGTTAAAATCGATGACGCGGCCCGGGTGGAACGGCGCGTAACGACATTGATGGGCGACAAAGTTGAGCCGAGGAGAAAATGGATTGAGAAAAACGTCGCTTTCGGACTTGATGAAGAAAGCAACATTTTGGAAAACGAGAATTTATCGGTCGCTGAGGAGGTTTAAATAAATGGCACAGCCAGAGATTTATCATGATTTACCATTGGAAGACGTGATCGGCGACCGTTTCGGCCGATACAGCAAATATATTATTCAGGACCGGGCGCTCCCTGATGCGCGCGACGGCCTGAAGCCTGTTCAAAGAAGAATCTTATACGCCATGCATGCGGAAGGGAACACATACGATAAGAATTTCCGCAAGGCCGCAAAAACGGTCGGTAATGTAATCGGAAACTATCATCCTCACGGAGACAGCTCGGTCTACGAAGCGATGGTGCGGATGAGCCAGGACTGGAAGGTTCGCAACGTGCTGATTGAAATGCACGGAAACAACGGAAGCATCGACGGTGATCCGCCGGCTGCGATGCGTTATACAGAAGCAAGGCTCGCGGCGATCGCGTCAGAGCTATTGCGGGATATTGACAAAGAAACGGTCGAGTTTGTACCAAACTTTGATGATACGAGCAAAGAGCCTGTCGTCCTTCCGGCAATGTTCCCGAACCTGCTTGTCAACGGATCGACAGGGATTTCCGCCGGGTATGCGACTGACATTCCGCCGCATCATCTCGGGGAAGTGATCGATGCCGTGATTAAGCGGATCGACTCGCCGAACTGCAGCGTGGATGACCTCATGGAGTTCGTAAAAGGTCCGGACTTTCCGACCGGAGGAATCATCCAGGGGAAAGAAGGCATAAAAAAAGCCTATGAAACCGGAAAAGGAAAAATCATCATCAGGGGCAAAGCCGAGATCGAAACAATCAGAGGCGGCCGCCAGCAAATTGTCATTACTGAAATTCCGTTTGAAGTCAACAAAGCGAATTTAGTGAAAAAAATGGACGAATTCAGGATTGAACGGAAGGTCGAAGGGATTTCAGAAGTCCGTGACGAGACCGACCGGACAGGCCTCAGAATCGTGATTGAGCTGAAAAAAGAAGCGGATGCACAAGGCATTTTAAATTTCTTATACAAAAACACGGATTTGCAGATTCCTTACAACTTTAACATGGTCGCCATCCATAACAGAAGACCGATGCTGATGAATCTCACATCGATTTTGGACGCTTATATCGGCCACCAAAAAGAAGTCATCACCAACCGTTCTCAGTATGAGCTGAAAAAAGCGAAGGAAAGGCATCATATCGTAGAAGGCTTAATGAAGGCACTGTCCATTTTGGATGAGGTCATTGCGACGATCCGCTCCTCCAATGACAAGCGCGATGCCAAAAACAATCTGATCGAAAAGTTCGCATTTACTGAGCCGCAGGCTGAAGCGATCGTTTCCTTGCAGCTGTACAGGCTGACAAACACAGATATTACGGCCCTCCAGGAAGAAGCAAAAGAACTGGACCAGAAGATCAAAGAGCTGGAAGAGATCCTTTCCAATGATAAGAAACTTTTGAAAGTGATCAAAGACAGCTTGAAAAAGGTTAAAAAAACCTATGCCAGTCAAAGGCGCTCTGTCATCGAAGAAAAAATCGAAGAAATTAAAATCAACCTTGAAGTGATGGTGGCGTCGGAAGACGTTTATGTGACCGTAACGAAAGACGGTTATATTAAACGAACGAGCCAGCGGTCTTTCGCCGCATCAAACGGCCAGGACTTCGGCATGAAAGATACCGACCGTCTGCTCTGTCAGCTGGAAATGAATACGACAGACGTTCTGCTCTTGTTCACAAATAAAGGGAGCTATGTCTATTGTCCAGTTCACCAGCTCCCTGATATCAGATGGAAAGATTTAGGTCAGCATATAACGAATATCATATCGATTGACAGCGATGAGTCCATCGTCAAGGCGATTCCTGTCAGAGAGTTTACCGAATCTGAATACCTGCTGTTCTTTACGAAAAACGGAATGGCGAAAAGAACTCAGCTGATGCAGTATAAAGCACAGCGCTATTCAAAAGCACTGGTTGCCCTTAATTTAAAAGGCGACGATGAAGTGGTCGATGTTCATGTAACGGACGGAACGAAAGATTTGTTTATTGCGACACATTCCGGCTACGGTCTGTGGTTCACAGAAGATGAAGTCAGCGTCGTCGGCGCAAGGGCGGCCGGTGTCAAGGGCGTCAATTTGAAAGACGGCGACTTTGTCGCCAGCGGACAGGTTTTAGAGGAAAAAGACGTGCTTGTGCTCGTGACCCAGCGCGGATCTATTAAGCGGATGAACCGCAGCGAATTTGAAAAAACGTCAAGGGCGAAACGAGGGGTTCTCATGCTGAGGGAACTGAAGAAAAAACCTCACCGCATTGCCGGCCTGCTCGCATGTTCATATCATGATCAAATCACGCTTCAAACCGAAAAAGGCATCACAGAGGAGATGCTTGTCAAAGAAATCAAGCTTCATGACCGGTACAGCAACGGTTCTTTCATCATCGACGAAGATGAAGCAGGGGAAGTAACGGATGTATGGATCAGCAAACATGAGCTGGAGTGAAATCGAACAGCACGCCGTTGATCATTCAATATCTAGGGGCGTCACCACATGTCTATCAAGCCGTTTCAATGCTCAGAAAAAGAGCATGCCGGATAAACCTTAAACAGCACGATGTTACTTTCTTGTGACACAATTATACAGCATCTAATATATCAGAGACTGATTTTTTCTCTTCGGTGAGATTTTCGCCCGTTTTTCTGATTCAACATTTCTTTGCTTAATTGATACCAGAGTAAAACAACCCAGTCCGTGTTCGCGCCTTTAGTGAACATGGACTGGGTTTTTCTTGATCACGCTATGATTATTGTATTTCTAACTCTTTTACGGTTTCGCCTTCAACTAACACAGGTTGATAGTAGGTTTCGTTTGGTAAAT
Coding sequences within it:
- a CDS encoding YdcF family protein; protein product: MVYGVTTFILLAVFLIFYLTDRRRIINGFLFNLFFCSFLVLSYYLAYVFGIGFFRLFVIVPLLIFFFILTFGLFALMIGLFLNARILIKREGRRLSNCLTLISGLGIIIFFLLSVIDPARFLSPNVQPLFAGSSLIAVYFFFHLTNFLTAYFLYQFNRPKLNQDYIIVLGSGLINDTVPPLLASRIDKAVDFYRKQAAVAPPPKIIFSGGQGPDENLSEAEAMQRYALKKGIPEEHTFKEDRSVNTYQNMLFSKQLMDSLSDGKYNSIFTTNNFHLFRASLYAKRAGLKSQGIGSKTAFYYWPNAMIREYIAVVVMNRKRHSIVVGTILGFSIILTALNFFID
- a CDS encoding HesB/YadR/YfhF family protein is translated as MNLKINEEALKWYKNELDLKEGDQVRFFVRYGGCSNVQKGFSLGVSKDEPQQIGVSAEKDGITFFVEESDVWYFDGHDLLVTYNESAEEPVFEYQ
- a CDS encoding CoA-binding protein, translating into MENPSKQEIKTILENSRRIAVVGLSDNPERTSYMVSKAMQDAGYDIIPVNPTIDEALGVKAVASLKDIEGHVDIVNVFRRSEHLPDVAKEFLEIDADVFWAQQGLVNEEAYQLLSEKGYTVIMDLCIKVAHSLTKSA
- the plsY gene encoding glycerol-3-phosphate 1-O-acyltransferase PlsY; protein product: MLIALLFILAYLLGSIPSGLIVGKAAKGIDIREHGSGNLGATNAFRTLGVKAGSIVVAADILKGTLAAFLPAILHIGVHPLLAGVAAVIGHMFPVFAKFKGGKAVATSGGVLLCYQPLLFLTMVAVFFLFLYITKYVSLSSILTGLYTTVYSLFTKDLLLVAVVAFLTAFVVYRHRTNIKRIIDKTEPKIKWMSGKR
- the parE gene encoding DNA topoisomerase IV subunit B, which codes for MVKKQQVDYNDDSIQVLEGLEAVRKRPGMYIGSTDSRGLHHLVYEIVDNSVDEVLAGHGDHIIVKIHKDNSISVQDRGRGMPTGMHKLGKPTPEIILTVLHAGGKFGQGGYKTSGGLHGVGASVVNALSEWLTVTIERDGNVYRQRFENGGKPVTSLDKIGTTKKTGTLIHFKPDPAMFSTTTFNFETLSERLRESAFLLKGLKIELIDERDQTKETFLYENGIEAFVAYLNEEKDALSEVVSFEGEHNGIEVDFAFQFNDGYSENILSFVNNVRTKDGGTHESGAKTAMTRAFNEYARKVALLKEKDKNLEGTDIREGLSAIVSVRIPEELLQFEGQTKGKLGTSEARSAVDAIVSEQLAYFLEENRETATLLVKKAIKASQAREAARKAREEARSGKKRKKSEATLSGKLTPAQSRNPSKNELYLVEGDSAGGSAKQGRDRKFQAVLPLRGKVINTEKAKLADIFKNEEINTIIHAIGGGVGADFDIEDINYDKVIIMTDADTDGAHIQVLLLTFFYRYMKPLIEHGKVFIALPPLYKVSKGSGKKEIIEYAWSDEEMDDVLKKVGKGYTIQRYKGLGEMNADQLWETTMNPESRTLVRVKIDDAARVERRVTTLMGDKVEPRRKWIEKNVAFGLDEESNILENENLSVAEEV
- the parC gene encoding DNA topoisomerase IV subunit A; the protein is MAQPEIYHDLPLEDVIGDRFGRYSKYIIQDRALPDARDGLKPVQRRILYAMHAEGNTYDKNFRKAAKTVGNVIGNYHPHGDSSVYEAMVRMSQDWKVRNVLIEMHGNNGSIDGDPPAAMRYTEARLAAIASELLRDIDKETVEFVPNFDDTSKEPVVLPAMFPNLLVNGSTGISAGYATDIPPHHLGEVIDAVIKRIDSPNCSVDDLMEFVKGPDFPTGGIIQGKEGIKKAYETGKGKIIIRGKAEIETIRGGRQQIVITEIPFEVNKANLVKKMDEFRIERKVEGISEVRDETDRTGLRIVIELKKEADAQGILNFLYKNTDLQIPYNFNMVAIHNRRPMLMNLTSILDAYIGHQKEVITNRSQYELKKAKERHHIVEGLMKALSILDEVIATIRSSNDKRDAKNNLIEKFAFTEPQAEAIVSLQLYRLTNTDITALQEEAKELDQKIKELEEILSNDKKLLKVIKDSLKKVKKTYASQRRSVIEEKIEEIKINLEVMVASEDVYVTVTKDGYIKRTSQRSFAASNGQDFGMKDTDRLLCQLEMNTTDVLLLFTNKGSYVYCPVHQLPDIRWKDLGQHITNIISIDSDESIVKAIPVREFTESEYLLFFTKNGMAKRTQLMQYKAQRYSKALVALNLKGDDEVVDVHVTDGTKDLFIATHSGYGLWFTEDEVSVVGARAAGVKGVNLKDGDFVASGQVLEEKDVLVLVTQRGSIKRMNRSEFEKTSRAKRGVLMLRELKKKPHRIAGLLACSYHDQITLQTEKGITEEMLVKEIKLHDRYSNGSFIIDEDEAGEVTDVWISKHELE